The proteins below come from a single Prolixibacter sp. NT017 genomic window:
- the mgrA gene encoding L-glyceraldehyde 3-phosphate reductase, producing the protein MNYLPASDRYDSKIPYNRCGRSGLKLPAISLGLWHNFGGVDVMENGRAMLRYAFDHGVTHFDLANNYGPPPGSAEENFGVIMKKDFMPYRDELIISTKAGYLMWDGPYGEWGSRKYVLSSLDQSLKRMDLDYVDIFYSHRFDPETPLEETMGALDYAVRSGKALYAGISNYPKEATKEASRILEELGTPCLIHQAKYSMFERWVEDGLTDTLEEEGIGLIAFSPLAQGLLTDRYLHGIPEDSRAAKSWGFLQKDAVEPALEKVRKLNQLAEQRGQSLAQMAIAWLLRDPRTTSVLIGSSSVKQLQNNLSALKNLSFSESELNEIEKILK; encoded by the coding sequence ATGAACTATTTACCGGCATCCGATCGATACGACAGCAAAATTCCGTACAACCGTTGCGGACGAAGTGGACTGAAACTTCCTGCTATATCGCTGGGACTTTGGCACAACTTCGGCGGAGTAGACGTGATGGAAAACGGCCGCGCCATGTTGCGCTACGCTTTCGACCACGGTGTAACACACTTCGATTTGGCCAACAATTATGGCCCTCCTCCCGGCTCAGCCGAAGAGAACTTCGGAGTCATCATGAAAAAAGATTTCATGCCCTATCGGGATGAACTGATTATTTCAACCAAAGCCGGTTACCTGATGTGGGATGGCCCTTACGGGGAATGGGGATCGCGCAAATATGTTCTCTCCAGTTTGGATCAAAGCCTGAAACGGATGGATTTGGACTACGTCGATATTTTCTATTCGCACCGCTTCGACCCGGAAACACCGCTGGAAGAAACTATGGGCGCACTCGATTATGCCGTTCGTTCAGGAAAAGCATTGTATGCCGGCATCTCCAATTACCCAAAAGAAGCCACCAAAGAAGCATCCCGGATTCTGGAGGAACTGGGAACGCCCTGCCTGATTCACCAGGCAAAGTATTCCATGTTCGAACGTTGGGTTGAAGATGGGCTCACTGATACACTGGAAGAAGAAGGAATCGGTTTGATCGCCTTTTCTCCATTAGCCCAGGGACTTTTAACCGATCGCTATCTTCACGGTATACCGGAAGATTCCCGTGCAGCTAAATCGTGGGGATTCTTGCAAAAAGATGCGGTAGAACCGGCATTGGAAAAAGTGAGAAAACTAAACCAACTGGCAGAGCAACGCGGCCAGTCGTTGGCACAGATGGCTATAGCCTGGTTACTGCGTGACCCAAGAACAACTTCCGTACTGATTGGTTCCAGTTCGGTAAAACAGCTGCAGAACAATCTATCGGCGTTGAAGAATCTGTCATTTAGTGAATCTGAACTGAATGAAATTGAGAAGATTCTGAAATAG
- a CDS encoding M3 family metallopeptidase yields MKKTIVLSMMILFSIASSQGASEGTESNPLLMKWNTPHETAPFNLIKTEDFVPAIDVALAEARKDVDAIINNPEPATFQNTIEALEVSGEQLDRVTGVLFNLNSAETNKELQAVAREVSPKLSEFGNYVSLNEDLFKRVKAVYDKRESLDLTPEQAKLLENSYKGFVRRGANLQGEAKKRYAEITTELAQLSLKFGENVLEETNAFELLITDEKDLSGLPEAVREAAQQLAKSKGKEGWMFNLQYPSYLPFMKYADNRELREKMYRAYTSRAFKDNEYNNEEIIHKIVNLRLEKANLLGFKSHADYVLSERMAETPEKVNSFLEELHEASKPYAEKEFKEVTDFAKANGLKGDLQRWDWAYYSEKLKAEKYGFDEEEVKPYFQLEKVREGVFELAHRLYGLNFKENKDIQVYHPDVTAYDVFNADGSFLSVLYLDFFPREGKRGGAWMNDFRAQSNINGKMERPIITVVTNFTKPTETKPSLLTFDEVETFLHEFGHSLHGMLANTVYPSMSGTGVYRDFVELPSQIMENWATEKEWLDLFAVHYKTGEKIPAELVDKLIKARNFQSGYLSERQLSFGMDDMAWHSITKPVTEDVISFERRVMDKTELFPHVDGSCFNTAFSHIFAGGYAAGYYGYKWAEVLDADAFSMFKKNGIFDKATAESFRKNILEKGGTQHPMELYKAFRGQEPTVDALLERSGLKE; encoded by the coding sequence ATGAAGAAAACAATTGTATTGTCGATGATGATCCTATTTAGCATAGCTTCTTCGCAGGGAGCTTCCGAAGGAACGGAAAGCAATCCGCTGTTAATGAAGTGGAATACACCGCACGAAACGGCACCTTTCAATTTAATCAAAACCGAAGATTTTGTCCCGGCTATCGATGTCGCACTCGCTGAAGCGCGCAAAGACGTTGATGCGATTATCAATAATCCGGAGCCGGCAACTTTTCAGAATACCATTGAAGCACTCGAGGTTTCCGGCGAGCAACTCGACCGGGTAACTGGTGTGCTCTTCAATCTGAATTCGGCTGAAACCAACAAAGAGTTGCAGGCAGTAGCCCGCGAAGTTTCACCAAAACTGTCGGAGTTTGGCAACTATGTTTCGCTGAACGAAGATTTGTTCAAGCGCGTAAAGGCGGTTTACGATAAACGCGAATCGCTTGATTTGACGCCTGAGCAAGCCAAGTTGCTGGAGAATTCCTACAAAGGTTTTGTTCGCCGCGGAGCCAACCTTCAGGGGGAAGCCAAAAAGCGGTATGCGGAAATCACTACGGAGCTGGCTCAGCTTTCGCTGAAATTTGGTGAAAACGTGCTGGAGGAAACCAACGCATTTGAGCTGCTGATTACTGACGAAAAGGACCTTTCCGGTCTTCCGGAAGCGGTTCGTGAGGCGGCGCAACAGCTGGCGAAGTCGAAAGGCAAGGAAGGCTGGATGTTCAACCTTCAATATCCAAGTTACCTGCCGTTTATGAAGTATGCCGACAACCGCGAACTGCGGGAGAAAATGTACCGGGCCTATACTTCGCGTGCCTTTAAAGACAACGAGTACAACAATGAAGAGATCATTCACAAGATTGTGAATCTCCGTCTGGAGAAAGCCAATTTGCTCGGCTTTAAAAGCCATGCCGACTATGTGCTTTCAGAGCGAATGGCTGAGACTCCCGAGAAGGTGAATAGTTTCCTGGAAGAGTTGCACGAAGCATCGAAACCTTATGCCGAGAAGGAATTTAAGGAAGTGACCGACTTCGCGAAAGCGAATGGACTGAAAGGCGACTTGCAACGTTGGGACTGGGCTTATTATTCCGAAAAATTGAAGGCCGAAAAATATGGCTTCGACGAAGAGGAAGTGAAGCCCTACTTCCAGTTGGAAAAAGTGCGTGAAGGAGTTTTCGAACTGGCGCACCGTCTGTACGGATTAAACTTTAAAGAGAATAAAGACATCCAGGTTTACCATCCGGATGTGACAGCTTATGATGTGTTCAACGCGGACGGTTCATTCCTGTCGGTGTTGTACCTCGATTTCTTCCCGCGGGAAGGGAAGCGCGGCGGTGCCTGGATGAACGACTTCCGTGCGCAAAGCAATATCAATGGTAAAATGGAACGCCCGATCATCACGGTCGTGACCAACTTTACCAAGCCAACGGAAACCAAGCCGTCGTTGCTGACATTTGACGAAGTGGAGACCTTCCTGCACGAATTTGGTCACTCGCTGCACGGCATGCTGGCTAATACGGTTTATCCAAGCATGTCAGGAACCGGCGTGTACCGCGATTTCGTGGAACTGCCTTCGCAGATCATGGAGAACTGGGCGACCGAGAAGGAGTGGCTCGACTTGTTTGCCGTTCATTACAAAACCGGTGAGAAGATTCCGGCCGAACTGGTTGATAAACTCATCAAAGCCCGCAATTTCCAGTCGGGATACCTGAGCGAGCGCCAGTTGAGTTTTGGAATGGACGACATGGCCTGGCACTCGATTACCAAACCGGTCACCGAAGACGTGATTTCGTTCGAGCGTCGGGTGATGGACAAAACAGAATTGTTCCCTCATGTGGACGGTAGTTGCTTTAACACTGCTTTCTCGCACATTTTTGCAGGAGGTTACGCGGCCGGTTACTACGGTTACAAGTGGGCCGAAGTACTCGATGCCGATGCTTTCTCGATGTTCAAAAAGAACGGTATTTTCGATAAAGCTACTGCTGAGTCGTTCCGCAAGAATATTTTGGAAAAAGGAGGAACGCAGCACCCAATGGAACTGTACAAAGCTTTCCGCGGACAGGAGCCAACGGTTGATGCATTGCTGGAAAGAAGTGGATTGAAAGAGTAA
- a CDS encoding DUF6599 family protein, with the protein MFKKPLILLILLLPVFAFAEDVKFPKIEGWQQDGEVKTYNRDNLFERIDGASEFYFSYAFEKLYVAEYKKGDAELTIEIYDQHDPVHAYGIYSMERPPSADTKSIGLEGYYDDATLNFTTGKYYVKMNTYHVENAGETLLTKVAQQLAPTLCEAPKLPAQYAAFPQESMVPHSQQYVSTNFMGLSMMGSAFRAKYTGSEGDFTLFIMHKKDRDAAAETMKKYQEFSQAESIKTEEGEYTIDDPFNGTIYLLWKGNYLVGASGKVTPEKAFALAKETMKNL; encoded by the coding sequence ATGTTCAAAAAACCATTGATTCTGCTCATTCTGCTGCTGCCGGTTTTTGCTTTCGCTGAAGATGTCAAATTCCCAAAGATTGAGGGATGGCAACAGGACGGTGAAGTGAAAACCTACAACCGCGACAACCTATTCGAACGCATCGACGGTGCTTCGGAGTTTTACTTCAGCTACGCGTTCGAAAAACTGTACGTTGCCGAATACAAAAAGGGAGATGCCGAGCTGACCATCGAAATTTACGACCAGCACGACCCGGTTCATGCGTACGGAATTTACAGCATGGAACGTCCGCCATCTGCCGATACAAAATCCATCGGTCTCGAAGGTTATTACGACGATGCCACGCTGAATTTCACAACCGGAAAATACTACGTGAAGATGAATACATACCATGTAGAAAATGCCGGGGAAACTCTTCTGACAAAAGTGGCTCAGCAACTGGCTCCCACTTTGTGTGAAGCCCCGAAGCTGCCGGCTCAGTATGCTGCTTTTCCGCAAGAAAGCATGGTACCGCATTCACAGCAGTATGTCTCTACCAATTTCATGGGATTAAGCATGATGGGCTCGGCCTTCAGGGCAAAATACACCGGCAGTGAAGGCGATTTCACGCTTTTTATTATGCATAAAAAAGATCGGGATGCTGCAGCCGAAACCATGAAGAAATACCAGGAGTTCAGTCAGGCTGAATCCATCAAAACAGAAGAGGGAGAATACACCATCGACGATCCGTTTAACGGTACTATTTACCTACTGTGGAAAGGGAATTACCTGGTGGGCGCATCGGGCAAAGTAACACCGGAAAAAGCTTTCGCTCTTGCCAAAGAAACCATGAAAAACTTATAG
- the pheS gene encoding phenylalanine--tRNA ligase subunit alpha: MLDKIEQLKKEIEAVAAQSAEEVEQLRIKYLSKKGEVSKLFAEFRDVPAEQKREVGQAINTLRDFAQERLDVLRSGLQEQKDSVAGIDFTLPGESMKLGTRHPLSIVRNEILDIFKRLGFVVTEGPEIEDDWHVFSALNFPEEHPARDMQDTFFIQRNPDILLRTHTSSVQVHDMEEMEPPIRTVTPGRVFRNEAISARAHCMFHQIEGLYIDENVSFADLKQTLLYFAQELFGEETKIRMRPSYFPFTEPSAEMDVSCSICGGEGCNVCKHTGWLEILGCGMVDPNVLESSGIDSNKYTGFAFGMGIERIAMLKYGINDLRLYFENDVRFLNQFKSAH, encoded by the coding sequence ATGCTAGATAAGATCGAACAACTGAAGAAAGAGATTGAAGCCGTGGCGGCTCAATCGGCTGAGGAAGTAGAACAATTGCGTATTAAATACCTCAGCAAAAAAGGAGAGGTTTCAAAACTTTTTGCTGAATTCCGGGATGTTCCGGCTGAGCAAAAACGCGAAGTTGGACAGGCCATTAATACCCTCAGGGATTTTGCCCAGGAGCGTTTGGACGTGTTGCGCAGCGGTTTGCAGGAGCAGAAGGATAGTGTAGCCGGTATCGATTTTACCCTTCCGGGAGAATCGATGAAACTGGGTACCCGTCACCCGCTTTCCATCGTACGGAATGAGATTCTCGATATCTTCAAGCGGTTGGGTTTCGTGGTAACGGAAGGACCGGAAATTGAAGATGACTGGCATGTTTTCTCGGCGTTGAACTTTCCGGAAGAACACCCGGCCCGCGATATGCAGGATACATTCTTTATTCAGCGTAATCCGGATATTTTGCTGCGTACGCATACTTCTTCGGTGCAGGTGCACGACATGGAAGAGATGGAGCCACCGATTCGTACGGTCACTCCGGGGCGCGTTTTCCGGAACGAAGCCATTTCGGCCCGGGCACATTGTATGTTCCACCAGATTGAGGGATTGTATATCGATGAGAATGTTTCGTTTGCCGACCTGAAACAGACCCTGCTTTACTTTGCACAGGAACTTTTCGGCGAGGAAACAAAAATCCGGATGCGTCCGTCGTACTTCCCGTTCACCGAGCCGTCGGCTGAGATGGATGTTTCGTGCTCTATTTGTGGCGGCGAAGGATGTAACGTTTGTAAGCACACCGGCTGGCTGGAAATTCTCGGTTGCGGTATGGTCGATCCCAATGTATTGGAATCATCGGGCATTGATAGCAACAAGTACACCGGTTTTGCCTTCGGAATGGGAATCGAGCGCATCGCCATGTTGAAATACGGTATCAACGACTTGCGCCTCTATTTCGAGAATGACGTGCGCTTCCTGAATCAATTCAAATCAGCTCACTAA
- a CDS encoding aldo/keto reductase: protein MSEAKLDRRHFLRLGAAATAGLTTAVAFTPENARASSKADKKIITRKLGNTGIELPIVSMGVMRADNPNILKAAYQIGIKHFDTAHGYQGGRNEEMVGEFFKDKPRDSFIVSTKIHPDGGGISTEKFMEMLDISLKRLQMDHVDILYLHAANDKDYTLDPRYLAALKQAKAEGKAKHLGVTTHSNMAEVINAAVDSKIYEVVLTSYNFRLAKDEELHKALRKANEAGLGIIGMKNMAGGFLDREKQKPVNCKAALKWALTNPDVHTCIPGFTTYEMLMENWSVASDINLDAKEMSDLQLASNEVGLYCQGCQSCNGQCPENLPIPDLMRSYMYNYGYSYPAKAYETVAALSLPENPCANCDECTVTCPNGLNVGERVADIARIRNIPGEFLI, encoded by the coding sequence ATGTCAGAAGCTAAACTTGACCGCCGTCATTTTTTGCGGCTGGGGGCTGCTGCTACGGCTGGATTAACAACTGCCGTTGCTTTCACTCCCGAAAATGCGAGGGCTTCATCGAAAGCCGACAAGAAAATCATTACCCGGAAACTGGGTAATACCGGTATCGAACTTCCCATTGTCAGTATGGGCGTTATGCGCGCTGACAATCCCAACATTCTGAAAGCCGCCTACCAAATAGGAATCAAACATTTCGATACGGCACACGGCTATCAGGGTGGTCGCAATGAAGAGATGGTTGGTGAGTTTTTCAAAGACAAACCACGCGATTCATTTATCGTTTCCACGAAAATCCACCCAGACGGTGGGGGGATTTCCACTGAGAAATTCATGGAAATGCTGGACATTAGTCTAAAAAGGCTGCAAATGGATCATGTCGATATTCTCTATCTGCATGCCGCCAACGACAAAGACTATACACTCGATCCGCGTTACCTGGCAGCACTCAAACAAGCCAAAGCAGAGGGCAAAGCAAAACATCTGGGCGTAACCACACATTCCAACATGGCTGAAGTCATCAATGCAGCCGTAGACAGCAAGATTTACGAAGTTGTTTTGACTTCTTATAACTTCCGCCTGGCGAAAGATGAAGAGCTTCACAAAGCGTTAAGAAAAGCCAATGAAGCAGGCTTAGGTATTATTGGAATGAAAAACATGGCCGGAGGTTTCCTCGACCGGGAAAAACAAAAACCGGTGAACTGCAAAGCGGCGTTAAAATGGGCGCTCACCAATCCGGATGTTCATACCTGTATCCCCGGCTTCACCACCTACGAGATGCTGATGGAAAACTGGTCGGTTGCTTCTGATATCAACCTGGACGCAAAAGAAATGAGCGACCTGCAACTGGCTTCCAACGAAGTAGGATTGTATTGCCAAGGTTGTCAAAGCTGTAACGGGCAGTGTCCGGAAAATCTGCCCATACCCGACCTGATGCGATCGTACATGTACAATTACGGCTACAGTTATCCGGCAAAAGCATACGAAACAGTAGCTGCACTTTCATTACCCGAAAATCCATGCGCCAATTGTGATGAATGCACCGTTACCTGTCCCAACGGTCTGAATGTTGGTGAACGGGTAGCCGATATCGCCCGAATCCGGAATATTCCGGGCGAGTTTCTGATATAA
- a CDS encoding HTH domain-containing protein, translating to MKMVDVLERMEESIHQASTGAPDEFARRLGISTRTLYNYLHFLRDRGAPIEYSRVRETYYYKYPGKMMIKFEPE from the coding sequence ATGAAAATGGTTGATGTGCTTGAGCGGATGGAAGAATCCATTCACCAAGCTAGTACAGGAGCGCCCGATGAATTTGCAAGACGTTTGGGGATTTCCACCCGCACGCTTTATAATTATTTGCATTTTCTTCGTGACAGAGGAGCACCAATAGAATATAGCCGTGTCCGGGAAACCTATTATTATAAATATCCCGGAAAAATGATGATCAAGTTTGAGCCCGAATAA
- a CDS encoding flavin reductase family protein has product MGKQNWKPGNMVYPLPAALVSCGHTPEEYNLITIAWTGTICSDPPMCYISVRPGRHSYDIIKRTGEFVINLTTEEMANVTDWCGVRSGRDYDKFKETGLTPAEASVVKCPIVEEAPVSIECRVTEIKPLGSHDMFMAEVVNVIADDRYIDPETNAFSLIRSKPIAYSHGHYYSLGKEVGRFGYSVMKPKTKKRLARQKGKSGGGKK; this is encoded by the coding sequence ATGGGAAAACAAAACTGGAAACCGGGAAACATGGTTTATCCGTTGCCGGCTGCCTTGGTCAGCTGCGGACATACCCCGGAAGAATACAACCTGATTACGATTGCCTGGACCGGAACCATCTGTTCCGATCCGCCCATGTGTTACATCTCGGTTCGCCCGGGAAGACATTCCTACGATATCATCAAACGTACCGGCGAATTTGTTATTAACCTGACGACGGAAGAAATGGCCAATGTGACTGACTGGTGCGGTGTGCGCTCGGGCCGTGATTACGACAAGTTCAAAGAGACCGGATTAACGCCTGCCGAGGCATCGGTGGTCAAATGTCCGATTGTTGAGGAAGCGCCGGTGAGCATCGAGTGCCGGGTGACCGAAATCAAACCACTTGGCAGCCACGACATGTTTATGGCAGAAGTGGTGAACGTGATTGCTGACGATCGGTATATCGACCCGGAAACTAATGCGTTCAGCCTGATTCGCTCCAAACCGATTGCTTACTCGCATGGTCATTATTACTCACTAGGGAAAGAAGTAGGACGGTTTGGCTACAGCGTGATGAAGCCGAAAACGAAAAAACGCCTGGCCCGGCAGAAGGGAAAATCAGGCGGCGGGAAGAAGTAA
- a CDS encoding helix-turn-helix transcriptional regulator, whose translation MDSKKVHQFVKEKRKALGLTQEELSFKAGVGLRFIREIEQGKPTLQMNKVNQVLKLFGYELGPVPVDRNDLTHEGS comes from the coding sequence ATGGATAGTAAGAAGGTACATCAGTTTGTTAAAGAGAAACGAAAGGCTTTGGGTTTAACCCAGGAAGAACTTTCGTTTAAAGCCGGCGTCGGACTGCGGTTTATCCGTGAGATCGAGCAGGGCAAACCAACTTTGCAAATGAACAAAGTAAATCAGGTGCTTAAACTTTTCGGGTACGAACTGGGCCCGGTTCCTGTCGACAGAAATGATTTGACCCATGAAGGAAGCTAA
- a CDS encoding FAD-dependent oxidoreductase, producing MKYIIVGGVAGGATTAARLRRVDEDAEIIMCEKGPHISYANCGLPYYIGGVIKERDKLLVQTPESFGNRFNIDVRIHTEVKDIDAASKKVKIYNSQTGETYYETYDKLVLSPGASPVRPPIPGIDSPNIFTLRNVQDTDRIKAFVDDNEPHSAIVIGAGFIGLEMAENLHRRGVKVTVVEAAEQVMNMMDPEMAAQLHQHFKEMEVALYLKDAVQEFAPDGHQLKVSLSSGKKLKADFIILSIGVKPDTRLAQKAGIETGERGGIIVNEYLETSVKDIYAVGDGIEFPHPVTGKPSLAFLAGPANKQGRILADNMVYGNVRKYRGSIGTAIAKVFDKTAGITGLSDKALEAAGLPYQSTIVNAGSHAGYYPGAMQMVLKISFHPETGKLYGGQIVGYKGVDKRLDMLAAVIKNGGDIYDLQELEHAYAPPFSSAKDPVNQAGFNAENIIKGLFKPLSPYKFHSREKENTFVLDVRTPDEFELDHLDDATNIEVDSLRDNLDRIPKDKKIYIYCGVGLRGYVAARILRQKGFKEVYNLSGGLKVCKDAIAGQSNPINYHEDVYIHESEYTESAKTHFNVKTMEVDACGLQCPGPILKLKEDIEKIQPGERMRVLATDAGFYKDVESWCNVTGNRLVARSRENGEIRAIIEKAEPAEGVKVMNQGGNKTLIVFSDDLDKALASFVIANGAASMGKKVTMFFTFWGLNVIKKQDKPRVKKDFMGQMFGKMMPGNAKKLKLSNMNMGGIGSKMMRQRMKAKNVDALERMIDKAAEMGVNMIACQMSMDIMGVTQEELLNNVNIGGVANYLEEAEQSNVNLFV from the coding sequence ATGAAATACATCATTGTAGGAGGAGTAGCCGGTGGTGCCACCACAGCAGCCCGGCTCAGGAGAGTGGACGAAGACGCCGAAATCATCATGTGTGAGAAAGGGCCGCATATTTCGTATGCAAACTGCGGATTGCCTTATTACATCGGAGGCGTGATTAAAGAACGCGACAAACTGTTGGTGCAAACGCCGGAAAGTTTCGGCAACCGCTTCAACATCGATGTGCGTATTCACACCGAAGTGAAAGACATCGATGCAGCCAGCAAAAAAGTAAAAATATACAATTCCCAAACCGGCGAAACATATTACGAGACATACGATAAACTGGTACTGTCGCCCGGTGCATCGCCGGTGAGGCCGCCTATTCCGGGCATCGATTCACCCAATATCTTCACCTTACGGAATGTGCAGGACACCGACCGCATTAAAGCTTTCGTCGATGACAATGAGCCCCATTCTGCTATCGTTATCGGCGCCGGATTCATCGGGTTGGAAATGGCCGAAAACCTGCACCGCCGGGGCGTGAAAGTGACGGTGGTGGAAGCTGCTGAGCAGGTGATGAACATGATGGACCCCGAAATGGCGGCCCAGTTGCATCAGCATTTCAAAGAGATGGAAGTAGCGCTTTACCTGAAAGATGCGGTGCAGGAATTTGCTCCCGATGGCCACCAGCTTAAAGTGAGCCTGAGTAGTGGGAAGAAGCTGAAAGCCGATTTCATCATTCTCTCCATTGGCGTGAAGCCCGATACGCGTCTGGCGCAAAAGGCCGGCATCGAAACCGGTGAACGCGGCGGAATTATCGTTAACGAATATCTCGAAACCTCCGTCAAAGACATTTACGCAGTTGGTGACGGCATTGAGTTCCCGCATCCCGTTACCGGAAAGCCTTCACTGGCATTCCTGGCCGGACCGGCGAACAAACAGGGACGTATTTTGGCCGACAACATGGTGTATGGCAACGTACGAAAGTACCGTGGTTCGATCGGGACAGCCATTGCCAAGGTGTTCGACAAAACCGCCGGCATCACCGGTTTAAGCGACAAGGCGCTGGAAGCAGCCGGTTTGCCTTACCAGTCCACTATCGTGAATGCCGGATCGCACGCTGGTTACTATCCCGGCGCTATGCAAATGGTGTTGAAAATCTCGTTCCATCCCGAAACCGGGAAGTTGTACGGTGGGCAAATTGTCGGCTACAAAGGCGTCGATAAACGCCTCGACATGCTGGCAGCTGTTATCAAAAATGGTGGTGACATTTACGATCTGCAAGAGCTCGAGCACGCCTATGCACCACCTTTCAGCTCAGCGAAAGACCCGGTCAACCAGGCTGGCTTCAATGCCGAGAACATCATTAAGGGATTGTTCAAACCGCTATCGCCGTACAAATTTCACTCACGAGAAAAGGAAAATACATTCGTGTTGGATGTGCGCACTCCCGATGAATTTGAACTGGATCACCTCGATGATGCAACCAACATCGAAGTAGACAGCCTCCGGGATAACCTCGACCGTATTCCGAAAGACAAAAAAATATACATCTATTGCGGCGTTGGATTGCGTGGTTATGTAGCTGCCCGTATTCTTCGTCAAAAAGGATTTAAAGAGGTCTACAACCTTTCGGGTGGATTGAAAGTATGCAAGGATGCCATTGCCGGGCAATCCAATCCCATTAATTACCACGAAGACGTTTACATCCACGAAAGTGAATACACCGAAAGTGCCAAAACGCATTTCAATGTGAAAACCATGGAGGTGGACGCCTGCGGACTGCAGTGCCCGGGCCCGATTCTGAAGTTAAAAGAAGACATCGAAAAAATACAGCCGGGCGAGCGTATGCGTGTGCTGGCTACCGATGCCGGCTTCTACAAAGATGTAGAATCGTGGTGTAATGTCACCGGAAACCGCCTGGTAGCGCGTTCGCGTGAAAATGGCGAAATCAGGGCTATCATTGAAAAAGCCGAACCGGCAGAGGGAGTGAAGGTGATGAATCAGGGCGGAAACAAAACGCTCATTGTTTTCAGCGACGACCTCGACAAAGCGCTGGCTTCTTTCGTTATTGCCAACGGCGCCGCGTCCATGGGCAAAAAAGTAACCATGTTCTTTACCTTCTGGGGATTGAACGTGATTAAGAAACAAGACAAGCCCAGGGTAAAGAAAGATTTCATGGGACAGATGTTTGGTAAGATGATGCCGGGCAATGCGAAAAAACTGAAGCTGTCGAACATGAACATGGGCGGCATCGGCTCGAAAATGATGCGGCAGCGCATGAAAGCCAAGAACGTGGATGCGCTGGAGCGGATGATTGACAAAGCAGCTGAGATGGGGGTGAACATGATTGCCTGCCAGATGAGCATGGACATCATGGGCGTAACGCAAGAGGAACTCCTCAACAACGTAAACATCGGCGGAGTGGCCAACTACCTCGAAGAAGCCGAGCAGTCGAATGTCAATCTGTTTGTCTGA
- a CDS encoding glycoside hydrolase family 18 protein: MKNNLFRFQLKWLVSMLPLMFILASCQKDDSPVTPPQPTTVESPIIIAGYLPDYSFSSFDFDALNLLSRVYFFSVAPDQSGSFTISPEMTAHIREVKSAIGSQHIELFLVLGGWYESETIFPMAASAEKRAQYVADITNFCVSEKLAGVDLDWEDYPQSIPQQDYEALCSDLSASLHNQKLMFSVAATTYNVQRSVAIANYADFLNLMIYDSFDNSGNQATANQFVDALTTFSEAGVPKSKLIGGVPFYGRRVPGASTDEPSALTYRQIVARYQPGVNMNKAGDYSYNGPDLLALKTRYLIDKSYAGIMAWELTQDVAPGAATSLLQAIHTEATTAR, encoded by the coding sequence ATGAAAAACAACCTGTTCCGATTTCAACTGAAGTGGCTGGTTTCGATGCTTCCGCTGATGTTTATCCTTGCTTCGTGCCAAAAGGACGACAGCCCGGTAACACCACCTCAACCCACAACCGTTGAAAGCCCGATCATCATCGCCGGCTATTTGCCCGATTACAGCTTCAGCAGCTTCGATTTCGACGCACTGAATTTACTGTCACGCGTCTATTTCTTCTCGGTAGCACCCGACCAATCAGGCAGCTTCACCATTTCTCCGGAAATGACAGCGCACATCCGTGAGGTCAAATCGGCCATTGGCAGTCAGCATATCGAGCTCTTCCTGGTGCTGGGCGGTTGGTACGAATCAGAAACCATTTTCCCGATGGCGGCTTCCGCCGAAAAAAGAGCGCAGTATGTAGCCGATATCACCAACTTCTGCGTAAGCGAAAAGCTCGCCGGAGTGGACCTCGACTGGGAAGACTACCCTCAATCGATTCCACAGCAGGACTACGAAGCACTCTGCTCGGATCTGTCAGCATCCCTGCACAATCAGAAGCTGATGTTCTCGGTGGCGGCAACTACTTACAATGTACAGCGCTCCGTCGCGATAGCCAATTACGCCGATTTCCTCAACCTGATGATTTACGACTCGTTTGACAACAGCGGCAACCAGGCCACTGCCAATCAATTTGTCGATGCACTCACAACATTCAGCGAAGCAGGTGTTCCCAAATCGAAACTCATAGGCGGTGTGCCGTTTTACGGACGACGGGTGCCCGGAGCCTCCACCGATGAGCCATCGGCACTCACCTACCGCCAAATTGTTGCCCGGTATCAGCCCGGCGTGAACATGAACAAGGCCGGCGACTACTCATACAATGGCCCTGATTTGCTGGCACTGAAGACCCGCTATCTTATCGACAAAAGCTATGCAGGAATTATGGCGTGGGAACTAACGCAGGATGTTGCACCGGGAGCCGCCACATCCCTTCTTCAGGCTATTCATACCGAAGCCACTACCGCCCGGTAG